From Trichoplusia ni isolate ovarian cell line Hi5 chromosome 20 unlocalized genomic scaffold, tn1 tig00002445_group19, whole genome shotgun sequence, the proteins below share one genomic window:
- the LOC113506626 gene encoding uncharacterized protein LOC113506626, whose translation MGFELPRFAKCCFCIPLKIGVLLIGYFSMIASCFTLATVSYSIYRVHSYVEETTVRPTPQQNPNQVSQNALSLYISFGYYLLVFLYNFVINLILVIGVHKNNTKYMRFYFTATQILFALSIALVVVTAVFMGFLATVPVLKWSFTLLACLVIVRSYYLSIEEERKKPAVYELQPYTPVPQGPTMA comes from the exons ATGGGTTTTGAGTTACCAAGGTTTGCTAAATGCTGCTTTTGCATTCCGTTGAAGATAGGAGTGTTACTTATTGGATATTTTTCCATG ATAGCATCTTGTTTCACTCTGGCTACTGTATCGTATTCGATCTACAGAGTGCACTCATACGTTGAAGAGACGACTGTAAGGCCGACCCCACAGCAAAATCCGAACCAGGTCTCCCAGAATGCCCTCAGTTTATACATCTCGTTTGGCTACTACCTACTGGTGTTCTTATACAATTTCGTCATCAATCTCATTTTGGTTATTGGCGTGCATAAG aataatacaaaatacatgcGTTTCTACTTCACGGCGACACAGATCTTGTTTGCTCTGAGTATAGCGTTGGTAGTGGTTACTGCTGTGTTCATGGGCTTTTTAGCGACGGTTCCAGTTCTCAAGTGGAGTT tcaccTTACTTGCGTGCTTGGTCATCGTCAgaagttattatttatcaatagaAGAGGAGAGGAAAAAGCCAGCAGTATATGAGCTGCAGCCTTATACTCCCGTGCCTCAAGGAC